A genomic region of Streptomyces sp. NBC_00162 contains the following coding sequences:
- a CDS encoding non-ribosomal peptide synthetase has product MTAAPISFPVTRDPATAATALRPRLTRGGVPGHTRRSLPLPATSRTALRGAGGHPVDELVLLCAAAALALAAAEDTDTPALTVTGPAGPVGVTVTTAPAGGQDDGTAGALLRRIRDELLVARPAGARAGTLTVAAEGTARPAPAGEALLLTLEGAGEDRTLHADVDTGRCETWFADAVLRVVAHLLAQLGDPGRELAALTLADATDRETVKGWGRAGFWPPATPATLLERLDRGHQAGGDSLAVVTGGGAAEGPAELGHAQLRAESVRAARRLHHAYGVGRGDRVALLVGKGRHALTALLGTVRTGAAYVPLDPAQPEERLAAVLADVGAAALVAEPEHLELARALAGRTGLRLLSAADLAADTADLAALPEEEPEPPRPEDTAYVIYTSGSTGQPKGVVIRHSAIDSYLAWKHDYHRLSPDTCLLQVPALSFDSSVSDVFSVLGAGGALVLIDGVRRLDGAHLRGLAERYTATHVTLVPSLYAAVLDELAAARTLRVVTVAGEAMPGELVARHQLQLARTRLINEYGPTENSVGATAFDYPAHPLPGTPIGWPLSHTAVEVLDGADRPVPPGFPGQLHFSGPGLADGYLHRPELTAAAFPAAPEQPGGRRYRSGDRGWWQPNGTLQFLGRADDQVKIRGNRVELGDVEAALAALPAVEAAVAVVCRGAGDRPSLVAFVTGPAAATTADVHAYAGTVLPAPLVPDRILPLDRVPLTTNGKIDRRELAERAQAAAPADEPVPAEAPESPQSLEERVGAVFREILGVDEIGPDDNFFACGGHSLLAIDVIAALEQRHGLVLGIDELLDGPSVNEACAALRGRGADDGGPGAAAPAEEGEDHPLSAAQRQLWTLARLDDGADSVHHLTDVFRIDGPLDERQVAQALADEAACAQLLRARFFVRDGEPRQRFVYGDRPPLTVLWPAPGTDTAATLRGEARRPFDLERQPPLRAVLLRLSPTSALLALTVHHIACDGESAVLLADRVFARLRALRTGAAAPRPADGSYLTHIAREAAALAGPEAERDRAHWHTELAGPLPFPLLPADGERGAAPGPGGSSRIRLSAGDSRAVRTLARTCGTSMYGTGLTALAELLQRFTAERRILVGTPVTRRDDPSYAGVIGPFLNTVVLTCEVAADLGFAERAAATRSAVASAMAHRSHPFERLVNELPGARDGGRTPLFTVMFTADERGAAGTGDGSELDAGPGLTVRREQYADHAAEFELSFHLDNSAELLELTAEYDGALFSAARATRLLRHWADLLLRAAADPGRTPAGTPLPDAESAELAALADNCADRPGARITDAAGRPVPVGVPGDLSTGAGATGLRAHWSERGELVPRGRAGRLVPDPDRPGTHLDPAEAELLLLAHPSVRAAEVRAAAPGEPGPLTAHVTAHPGHTVSPGALRTLLRRALPLRLTPATVHVTAEADQQTQTQTPAPAPAQVAPPVAQPAAGPVELVAQAVAEALGHARVGPDEDFFDLGGGSLDAVAVAARLRIALGRDVSPRLVFDSRTPAAIAEAIAAVTPAPGQAAAPDQATAVGHDDGPVRGSVTGPAPLSTEQTEIWQALQGGAAPAAFVVFEALRVTGRTVDPHALRQAVEHTAARHDALTSRLVVTGAGPRWQPLTVPRTGWAEDDLSALPEADRAAALDALAQRHLEQPFDLAAGLLLRARLVRLADHEHVLLLAVHHIAVDGRSMELLVHQTAAAYEEFAAGGWPADPAGEPPLRLADVARWQQERTPADADGDWRRALAAGPPPQLPLPYDRPRLVRGALMPTELPFAFPAPGAGSFGRADGLSPFTLGLTALVAALARGGEDTGGTPDEVWLATVLSTRSRPGLADVVGPLTGTALLRVPIAGARTHRELARAVGHALLAAHDDPAAALGAVAGLAEGEFGVDRARLSQILVVAQEDAAPAAGALFTPDGSIAATRPTATAFDLVWSLRTGEDDADGVLTYKGELFDDATARGLVDRTRQALEALIAHPDEPWQEQR; this is encoded by the coding sequence ATGACCGCAGCACCCATCAGTTTTCCCGTGACGCGGGACCCGGCCACCGCGGCCACGGCGCTGCGGCCCCGGCTGACCCGCGGGGGCGTCCCCGGGCACACCAGGCGCAGCCTGCCCCTGCCCGCCACCTCCCGCACCGCCCTGCGCGGGGCTGGCGGGCACCCCGTGGACGAACTGGTGCTGCTGTGCGCGGCGGCGGCCCTCGCCCTGGCCGCCGCGGAGGACACCGACACCCCGGCCCTGACGGTCACCGGCCCCGCCGGGCCCGTCGGCGTCACCGTCACCACCGCCCCGGCCGGCGGCCAGGACGACGGCACCGCCGGAGCCCTGCTGCGGCGGATCCGCGACGAGCTGCTCGTCGCCCGCCCCGCCGGAGCCCGCGCCGGGACCCTCACCGTCGCCGCCGAGGGGACGGCCCGGCCCGCCCCGGCCGGCGAGGCGCTGCTGCTCACCCTGGAGGGCGCCGGCGAGGACCGCACCCTGCACGCGGACGTGGACACCGGGCGCTGCGAGACCTGGTTCGCGGACGCCGTGCTGCGGGTCGTCGCCCACCTGCTGGCCCAGCTCGGCGACCCCGGCCGCGAACTCGCCGCCCTCACCCTGGCCGACGCCACCGACCGGGAGACCGTCAAGGGCTGGGGCCGGGCCGGATTCTGGCCGCCCGCCACACCGGCCACCCTGCTGGAGCGCCTGGACCGCGGCCACCAGGCGGGCGGCGACAGCCTGGCCGTCGTCACCGGCGGGGGAGCGGCCGAGGGCCCCGCCGAACTGGGCCACGCCCAGCTGCGCGCCGAGTCCGTGCGCGCCGCCCGCCGCCTGCACCACGCGTACGGGGTCGGCCGCGGCGACCGGGTCGCCCTGCTGGTCGGCAAGGGCCGCCACGCGCTCACCGCGCTGCTCGGCACCGTCCGGACCGGCGCCGCCTACGTACCGCTGGACCCGGCGCAGCCCGAGGAGCGGCTCGCGGCCGTCCTCGCCGACGTCGGCGCGGCCGCCCTGGTGGCCGAGCCCGAACACCTCGAACTGGCCCGCGCGCTGGCCGGGCGCACCGGCCTGCGCCTGCTGTCCGCCGCCGACCTGGCCGCGGACACCGCCGACCTGGCCGCCCTGCCGGAGGAGGAGCCCGAGCCGCCGCGCCCCGAGGACACGGCGTACGTCATCTACACCTCCGGGTCCACCGGGCAGCCCAAGGGCGTCGTCATCCGCCACTCGGCGATCGACAGCTACCTCGCCTGGAAGCACGACTACCACCGGCTCTCCCCCGACACCTGCCTGCTCCAGGTGCCCGCGCTGTCCTTCGACAGCTCCGTCTCGGACGTCTTCTCCGTGCTCGGCGCGGGCGGCGCCCTGGTCCTGATCGACGGCGTGCGCCGGCTCGACGGCGCCCACCTGCGCGGGCTCGCCGAGCGGTACACGGCCACCCACGTCACCCTCGTGCCCAGCCTCTACGCCGCCGTGCTCGACGAGCTGGCCGCCGCCCGCACCCTGCGCGTGGTCACCGTCGCGGGCGAGGCCATGCCCGGCGAACTCGTCGCCCGCCACCAGCTCCAGCTGGCGCGCACCCGGCTGATCAACGAGTACGGGCCCACCGAGAACTCCGTCGGGGCCACCGCCTTCGACTACCCCGCGCACCCGCTGCCCGGCACGCCGATCGGCTGGCCGCTGTCCCACACGGCCGTCGAGGTGCTCGACGGCGCGGACCGGCCGGTGCCCCCCGGCTTCCCCGGCCAGCTGCACTTCTCGGGCCCCGGCCTCGCCGACGGCTACCTGCACCGGCCGGAGCTCACGGCGGCGGCCTTCCCCGCCGCGCCGGAGCAGCCCGGCGGCCGGCGCTACCGCTCCGGCGACCGGGGCTGGTGGCAGCCCAACGGCACCCTGCAGTTCCTCGGCCGCGCCGACGACCAGGTCAAGATCCGCGGCAACCGGGTCGAACTCGGCGACGTGGAGGCCGCCCTGGCCGCCCTGCCCGCCGTGGAGGCGGCCGTCGCCGTCGTCTGCCGGGGCGCGGGCGACCGGCCCTCGCTCGTCGCCTTCGTCACCGGCCCCGCCGCCGCGACCACCGCGGACGTCCACGCGTACGCGGGCACCGTGCTGCCCGCGCCCCTGGTCCCGGACCGCATCCTGCCGCTGGACCGGGTGCCGCTCACCACCAACGGGAAGATCGACCGGCGGGAACTGGCCGAGCGCGCCCAGGCGGCCGCGCCGGCCGACGAGCCCGTGCCGGCCGAGGCGCCCGAGTCCCCGCAGAGCCTGGAGGAGCGCGTCGGCGCCGTCTTCCGGGAGATCCTCGGCGTCGACGAGATCGGCCCCGACGACAACTTCTTCGCCTGCGGCGGCCACAGCCTGCTCGCCATCGACGTCATCGCCGCCCTCGAACAGCGCCACGGCCTGGTCCTGGGGATCGACGAACTCCTCGACGGCCCCTCGGTCAACGAGGCCTGCGCGGCCCTGCGCGGCCGCGGGGCGGACGACGGCGGCCCCGGGGCGGCCGCCCCGGCCGAGGAGGGCGAGGACCACCCACTGTCCGCCGCCCAGCGCCAGCTGTGGACCCTCGCCCGGCTCGACGACGGCGCGGACAGCGTCCACCACCTCACCGACGTCTTCCGGATCGACGGGCCGCTGGACGAGCGCCAGGTCGCCCAGGCCCTCGCCGACGAGGCCGCCTGCGCGCAGCTGCTGCGCGCCCGCTTCTTCGTCCGCGACGGCGAACCCCGCCAGCGCTTCGTCTACGGGGACCGGCCGCCGCTGACCGTCCTGTGGCCCGCACCCGGCACGGACACCGCCGCGACGCTGCGCGGCGAGGCCCGGCGCCCCTTCGACCTGGAGCGGCAGCCGCCGCTGCGCGCGGTCCTGCTGCGGCTCTCCCCGACCAGCGCGCTCCTCGCGCTGACGGTCCACCACATCGCCTGCGACGGCGAATCCGCCGTCCTGCTGGCCGACCGGGTCTTCGCCCGGCTGCGGGCGCTGCGCACCGGCGCGGCCGCCCCCCGGCCCGCCGACGGCAGCTACCTCACGCACATCGCCCGCGAGGCCGCCGCCCTCGCCGGCCCCGAGGCGGAGCGGGACCGCGCCCACTGGCACACCGAGCTGGCCGGCCCGCTGCCCTTCCCGCTGCTGCCGGCCGACGGCGAGCGCGGCGCCGCGCCCGGCCCCGGCGGCTCGAGCCGGATCCGGCTCTCCGCAGGCGACAGCCGGGCCGTACGGACGCTGGCGCGCACCTGCGGCACCAGCATGTACGGGACCGGGCTGACCGCCCTGGCCGAGCTGCTCCAGCGGTTCACCGCGGAGCGCCGGATCCTCGTCGGCACGCCCGTCACCCGCCGCGACGATCCCTCGTACGCGGGCGTGATCGGTCCCTTCCTCAACACGGTGGTGCTGACCTGCGAGGTGGCAGCGGACCTCGGCTTCGCCGAGCGCGCCGCCGCCACCCGCTCCGCCGTGGCCTCGGCCATGGCCCACCGGTCCCACCCCTTCGAGCGGCTCGTGAACGAGCTGCCGGGAGCCCGCGACGGCGGCCGCACGCCGCTGTTCACGGTCATGTTCACCGCCGACGAGCGCGGCGCGGCCGGCACCGGCGACGGCAGCGAACTGGACGCCGGGCCCGGACTGACCGTACGGCGGGAGCAGTACGCCGATCACGCGGCCGAGTTCGAACTCAGCTTCCACCTCGACAACTCCGCCGAGCTCCTCGAGCTCACCGCCGAGTACGACGGCGCGCTGTTCAGCGCCGCCCGCGCCACCCGGCTGCTGCGGCACTGGGCCGACCTGCTGCTGCGCGCCGCCGCCGACCCCGGCCGCACCCCGGCCGGTACGCCGCTGCCCGACGCGGAGAGCGCGGAACTGGCCGCGCTGGCCGACAACTGCGCGGACCGCCCCGGCGCCCGGATCACCGACGCCGCCGGGCGGCCCGTACCGGTCGGCGTCCCCGGCGACCTGAGCACCGGAGCCGGGGCGACCGGGCTGCGGGCCCACTGGTCGGAGCGGGGCGAGCTGGTGCCGCGCGGCCGCGCCGGGCGCCTGGTGCCCGACCCGGACCGCCCCGGCACCCACCTCGACCCGGCCGAGGCCGAACTGCTGCTGCTGGCCCACCCGTCGGTGCGCGCCGCCGAGGTCCGCGCCGCGGCTCCCGGCGAGCCGGGGCCCCTGACCGCCCACGTCACCGCGCACCCCGGGCACACCGTGAGCCCCGGAGCGCTGCGTACCCTGCTGCGCCGGGCGCTGCCGCTGCGGCTGACCCCGGCGACGGTCCACGTCACGGCGGAAGCGGACCAGCAGACGCAGACGCAGACGCCCGCCCCGGCTCCGGCGCAGGTGGCGCCGCCGGTCGCGCAGCCCGCCGCGGGTCCCGTCGAACTCGTCGCGCAGGCCGTCGCCGAGGCGCTCGGGCACGCGCGGGTGGGGCCGGACGAGGACTTCTTCGACCTCGGCGGCGGGTCCCTGGACGCCGTCGCCGTGGCCGCCCGGCTGCGGATCGCCCTCGGCCGGGACGTGTCGCCCCGGCTCGTGTTCGACTCCCGCACCCCGGCAGCCATCGCCGAGGCCATCGCGGCGGTCACCCCCGCCCCCGGCCAAGCCGCCGCCCCCGATCAGGCCACTGCCGTCGGGCACGACGACGGGCCGGTACGCGGATCGGTCACCGGCCCCGCACCGCTCAGCACCGAACAGACCGAAATCTGGCAGGCCCTGCAAGGCGGCGCCGCCCCGGCCGCGTTCGTCGTGTTCGAGGCGCTGCGCGTCACCGGCCGGACCGTCGACCCGCACGCCCTGCGGCAGGCGGTCGAGCACACCGCCGCCCGCCACGACGCCCTCACTTCCCGGCTCGTCGTCACCGGCGCCGGACCCCGGTGGCAGCCGCTGACCGTGCCCCGCACCGGCTGGGCCGAGGACGACCTCTCGGCGCTACCCGAGGCCGACCGGGCCGCCGCACTCGACGCACTGGCCCAGCGCCACCTGGAGCAGCCCTTCGACCTCGCGGCCGGGCTGCTGCTGCGGGCCCGGCTGGTACGCCTGGCCGACCACGAGCACGTACTGCTGCTCGCCGTGCACCACATCGCCGTCGACGGCCGCTCCATGGAGCTGCTGGTACACCAGACGGCCGCCGCCTACGAGGAGTTCGCCGCCGGAGGCTGGCCCGCGGACCCCGCCGGTGAGCCCCCGCTGCGGCTGGCCGACGTGGCCCGCTGGCAGCAGGAGCGCACCCCGGCCGATGCGGACGGCGACTGGCGCCGTGCGCTGGCCGCGGGCCCGCCGCCGCAGCTCCCGCTGCCGTACGACCGGCCCCGCCTGGTGCGCGGCGCGCTGATGCCGACGGAACTGCCCTTCGCGTTCCCGGCCCCCGGCGCCGGGTCCTTCGGCCGCGCCGACGGCCTGAGCCCGTTCACCCTCGGCCTCACCGCGCTGGTCGCGGCCCTGGCCCGGGGCGGCGAGGACACGGGCGGGACCCCGGACGAGGTGTGGCTCGCCACGGTCCTGAGCACCCGGTCCCGGCCCGGCCTCGCGGACGTCGTCGGTCCGCTCACCGGCACCGCCCTGCTGCGCGTGCCGATCGCGGGCGCCCGTACCCACCGCGAGCTGGCCCGCGCCGTCGGGCACGCCCTGCTCGCCGCCCACGACGACCCGGCCGCGGCCCTGGGCGCCGTGGCCGGCCTCGCCGAGGGCGAGTTCGGCGTGGACCGGGCCCGGCTCAGCCAGATCCTCGTGGTCGCCCAGGAGGACGCGGCCCCGGCCGCCGGCGCCCTGTTCACCCCGGACGGTTCGATCGCCGCCACCCGCCCCACCGCCACCGCCTTCGACCTCGTCTGGTCGCTGCGCACCGGTGAGGACGACGCGGACGGCGTCCTCACCTACAAGGGGGAGCTCTTCGACGACGCGACCGCGCGGGGGCTCGTGGACCGCACCCGGCAGGCCCTCGAGGCCCTGATCGCCCACCCCGACGAGCCCTGGCAGGAGCAGCGGTGA
- a CDS encoding amino acid adenylation domain-containing protein — translation MTTWRQTLETLNDTAAPVPDGPVAELLAARARPFADRPAVLARDRTLTHGQLHGLAEALAVRLREHGAGPGVLVRVCLPRSAELVVAVLAVLRAGAAYVPLDPDHPAERLAQLVDGAPAPITLTTARLAHLLPPQGLMTVDLDELDALSPLVDPALSVPPPSGPAPGPADLAYVIHTSGSTGRPKGVAIEQRSLANLLEATAVPFGLGPDRRVLQFASPAFDVSVWEILAPLWAGAAVVVFDEPVASAEALAALVRERRADTVFLLAALLAQLDPAAFPDVRTVVTGGESFSRALVDRWAPGRDLIYVYGPTEATVFQSWHRCPPGVPGEPPTIGRPMANLRYFVRDASGAQVGPGVEGELWIGGIGVGRGYLGRPDAGAARFVPDPGDPRPGARLYRTGDLARHRADGTLDFRGRADRQVKIRGFRIEPGEVETALAALPGIAAAAVVVPEGTAQPLLAGYVVTDGPLPADWRARLAQRLPYYMVPAAVIPVERMPSTPNGKIDRRELAARPLPDTPAGQPSGDAGGESGEVADEVRTVLRALFTEALGRPVADDGDFFLLGGTSLKAASLAAAAARRLSAPVRIRDVFDCPSVAALAASLAPRVGTAATGADSPAATAGAPQRASAVQRWLWLEDRTRSAGTAGTAAYHVPMLLDCHGAADPAALRAAFARLQELQPQLRTVFREERGEPVPGPAPEPARLEVLDLPDEPAREAVVREWSHRPFDLAAGPLVRAALLRRPGGRDRLLVVLHHIVADQTSLEVVARALAGAGGHAAEAAPELPVPGPHEQSYDMQLDYWKRQLTPASDPLPLPVDHPRNGPAGRGTAVTSVRLGPEELGALEELARGHRTGLFGVLAAAVAATLHEATGAADISLGTAVSRRPALGRADAVGCLVNTVVLRTAVHGELPCAELIADLADKTVGALDHGGLPFSELVGALDPPRRPGRNPLFDVWVTLWDEIDTGPGELRLTGGPIPLDEGLFDLSFQFARSPRGLSLLLQYDRALYEPGTARDLAEKAADAARRLTTAGPQARVYSLAPPAPAPQSPTGGPAFAGFSWGAPRP, via the coding sequence GTGACCACCTGGCGGCAGACCCTGGAGACGCTCAACGACACGGCCGCGCCCGTCCCGGACGGCCCGGTGGCCGAGCTGCTCGCCGCCCGCGCCCGCCCGTTCGCGGACCGGCCCGCCGTACTGGCCCGCGACCGGACGCTCACCCACGGGCAGCTGCACGGCCTCGCCGAGGCGCTCGCCGTGCGGCTGCGCGAGCACGGCGCGGGGCCGGGGGTCCTGGTGCGGGTCTGCCTGCCGCGCTCCGCCGAACTGGTCGTCGCCGTCCTCGCGGTGCTGCGCGCGGGAGCCGCGTACGTACCGCTGGACCCGGACCATCCGGCCGAGCGGCTCGCCCAGCTCGTCGACGGCGCCCCCGCGCCGATCACCCTGACCACGGCCCGGCTCGCCCACCTCCTGCCGCCCCAGGGCCTGATGACGGTGGACCTCGACGAGCTCGACGCGCTGTCGCCGCTCGTGGACCCCGCGCTGTCCGTACCGCCGCCGTCCGGCCCGGCGCCGGGCCCGGCCGATCTCGCGTACGTCATCCACACCTCGGGCTCCACCGGCCGCCCCAAGGGCGTGGCCATCGAACAGCGCTCCCTGGCCAACCTGCTGGAGGCCACCGCCGTCCCCTTCGGGCTCGGCCCGGACCGGCGCGTGCTGCAGTTCGCGAGCCCCGCCTTCGACGTCTCGGTGTGGGAGATCCTCGCCCCGCTGTGGGCCGGCGCGGCCGTCGTCGTCTTCGACGAGCCCGTCGCCTCCGCCGAGGCCCTGGCCGCGCTCGTCCGCGAACGCCGCGCCGACACCGTCTTCCTGCTCGCCGCGCTGCTGGCCCAGCTGGACCCGGCCGCCTTCCCGGACGTACGGACGGTCGTGACCGGCGGCGAGTCCTTCAGCCGGGCGCTGGTGGACCGCTGGGCCCCGGGCCGCGACCTGATCTACGTCTACGGGCCCACCGAGGCGACGGTGTTCCAGTCCTGGCACCGCTGCCCGCCCGGAGTCCCGGGGGAGCCGCCCACCATCGGCCGTCCCATGGCCAACCTGCGCTACTTCGTGCGCGACGCCTCGGGCGCGCAGGTCGGCCCCGGCGTCGAGGGCGAGCTGTGGATCGGCGGCATCGGCGTGGGCCGCGGCTACCTGGGCCGCCCCGACGCGGGCGCGGCACGCTTCGTGCCCGACCCCGGCGACCCCCGCCCCGGGGCCCGGCTCTACCGGACCGGAGACCTGGCCCGCCACCGCGCGGACGGCACCCTCGACTTCCGCGGGCGCGCCGACCGGCAGGTGAAGATCCGCGGCTTCCGCATCGAGCCCGGCGAGGTGGAGACGGCGCTCGCCGCACTGCCGGGCATCGCGGCCGCCGCCGTCGTCGTACCCGAGGGGACGGCGCAGCCGCTGCTCGCCGGATACGTCGTCACCGACGGCCCGCTGCCCGCCGACTGGCGGGCCCGGCTGGCGCAGCGGCTGCCCTACTACATGGTGCCGGCGGCCGTGATCCCCGTGGAGCGGATGCCCAGCACCCCCAACGGGAAGATCGACCGCCGCGAACTGGCCGCCCGGCCGCTGCCGGACACCCCCGCCGGGCAGCCGTCCGGTGACGCCGGGGGCGAGAGCGGCGAAGTGGCCGACGAGGTACGGACCGTGCTGCGCGCCCTGTTCACCGAGGCGCTCGGCCGGCCCGTCGCGGACGACGGCGACTTCTTCCTCCTCGGCGGCACCAGCCTCAAGGCCGCCTCCCTGGCCGCGGCGGCCGCACGGCGGCTGTCCGCGCCGGTGCGGATCCGCGACGTGTTCGACTGCCCGAGCGTCGCCGCCCTCGCGGCGAGCCTCGCGCCCCGCGTCGGCACCGCCGCCACCGGCGCCGACTCCCCGGCCGCGACCGCCGGGGCCCCGCAGCGCGCCTCCGCGGTCCAGCGCTGGCTCTGGCTGGAGGACCGCACCCGGTCCGCGGGGACGGCGGGCACCGCCGCCTACCACGTGCCGATGCTGCTGGACTGCCACGGCGCCGCCGATCCCGCGGCGCTGCGCGCCGCCTTCGCCCGGCTCCAGGAACTCCAGCCGCAGCTGCGCACCGTGTTCCGCGAGGAGCGGGGGGAGCCGGTACCCGGCCCCGCGCCCGAGCCCGCCCGCCTCGAGGTCCTCGACCTGCCCGACGAGCCCGCCCGCGAGGCCGTCGTACGGGAGTGGTCCCACCGGCCCTTCGACCTGGCGGCCGGGCCGCTGGTGCGCGCGGCCCTGCTGCGCCGGCCGGGCGGCCGCGACCGGCTGCTCGTCGTCCTGCACCACATCGTCGCCGACCAGACCTCGCTCGAGGTCGTCGCCCGCGCCCTGGCCGGGGCCGGGGGGCACGCGGCAGAAGCCGCCCCCGAGCTGCCCGTCCCCGGGCCGCACGAGCAGTCGTACGACATGCAACTGGACTACTGGAAACGGCAGTTGACCCCGGCATCCGATCCGCTCCCGCTGCCCGTGGACCATCCGCGCAACGGCCCGGCCGGGCGCGGCACCGCCGTCACCTCCGTCCGTCTCGGCCCTGAGGAGCTCGGTGCGCTGGAGGAGCTCGCGCGCGGCCACCGCACCGGCCTGTTCGGCGTACTGGCCGCAGCCGTGGCCGCCACCCTGCACGAAGCGACCGGCGCCGCCGACATCAGCCTCGGCACCGCCGTCAGCCGCCGCCCTGCCCTCGGCCGGGCCGACGCGGTGGGCTGCCTGGTCAACACCGTGGTCCTGCGGACCGCAGTCCACGGGGAGCTGCCCTGCGCGGAGCTGATCGCGGACCTCGCCGACAAGACGGTCGGCGCGCTGGACCACGGCGGGCTGCCCTTCAGCGAGCTGGTCGGCGCCCTGGACCCGCCGCGCCGCCCGGGGCGCAACCCGCTCTTCGACGTGTGGGTGACCCTCTGGGACGAGATCGACACCGGGCCGGGGGAGCTGCGGCTGACGGGCGGTCCGATCCCGCTGGACGAGGGGCTTTTCGACCTCTCGTTCCAGTTCGCGCGTTCCCCGCGCGGCCTGAGCCTGCTTCTCCAGTACGACCGCGCACTCTACGAACCGGGCACGGCCCGGGACCTGGCCGAGAAGGCCGCCGATGCCGCGCGCCGGCTCACAACGGCCGGTCCGCAGGCCCGGGTCTACTCGCTCGCACCCCCGGCCCCGGCGCCGCAGAGCCCCACCGGCGGCCCGGCGTTCGCGGGATTCTCCTGGGGCGCTCCCCGACCCTGA
- a CDS encoding 2OG-Fe dioxygenase family protein: MPSAVLPGPLTRTDIGEGIRKHGWVFAPGTDFDAGSGAQAFRQLSQAYENLEPDGYLADGGAYRFRRHVRYSHRAASAGVLRAHPPGPYHQSAEVNPFAGGSPRWFAPVTGAIRVNPFLQRLLLHGVGVFSELAGAEAGRTLDWELDVHLVRIRATAQEEGLPSPEGVHRDGFDYISLHLIGRSGVTGGRSIICDPAERPLARPLLAAPLDSLYADDRRILHGTEPVRLDPAAGRAYGYRDMLLTSYRRTG; this comes from the coding sequence ATGCCCTCCGCAGTTCTTCCCGGCCCGCTGACCCGCACGGACATCGGGGAGGGGATCCGCAAGCACGGCTGGGTGTTCGCCCCTGGGACCGATTTCGACGCCGGCTCCGGGGCTCAGGCGTTCCGGCAGCTGAGCCAGGCCTACGAGAACCTCGAGCCGGACGGATACCTGGCCGACGGCGGGGCGTACCGCTTCCGCCGCCACGTCCGCTACTCCCACCGGGCCGCCTCGGCGGGGGTGCTGCGCGCGCATCCGCCGGGCCCCTACCACCAGAGCGCCGAGGTGAACCCGTTCGCGGGCGGCTCGCCGCGCTGGTTCGCGCCCGTCACCGGGGCGATACGGGTCAACCCGTTCCTGCAGCGGCTGCTGCTGCACGGCGTCGGCGTGTTCTCCGAGCTGGCCGGCGCGGAGGCCGGGCGGACCCTGGACTGGGAGCTGGACGTGCATCTGGTGCGCATCCGGGCCACGGCCCAGGAGGAGGGGCTGCCCTCCCCCGAGGGCGTGCACCGGGACGGCTTCGACTACATCTCGCTGCACCTGATCGGCCGGTCCGGGGTGACCGGCGGGCGCAGCATCATCTGCGATCCGGCCGAGCGCCCGCTGGCCCGGCCGCTGCTGGCCGCGCCGCTGGACTCGCTGTACGCGGACGACCGCCGCATCCTGCACGGCACCGAACCGGTGCGCCTGGACCCGGCGGCCGGCCGCGCGTACGGCTACCGCGACATGCTGCTGACCAGCTACCGCCGCACCGGCTGA